From the Chaetodon auriga isolate fChaAug3 chromosome 17, fChaAug3.hap1, whole genome shotgun sequence genome, the window TGTAACGCTGTCCGACACGCTGGACACTTAAAAGGATCAAATtagatgcagcagaaccagagatatcgTCTTTTTCGTTCCACATATTCTTCTTCTAAGTGAAAACCTGGCTCCTagattacccacaatgcaacacaaccACCAACAGTTTGGTCGGAGATGTGTGCGTGCTATGCTAATAGCAGCTAAGCTAGCCTGTAGCAGAGACACGGAGCAGATCTATCAGATTTCAAACTTGTCGTCTTCAGCCCTGATTGgcgctgactcaagtgacatcactcgaggcagttttcacacagctccctctggagctcCAAACGCTTTTTACATCTTTTCACGTCTTCTTCACACGGGATTTGCAAACTCGAGTTCCACTTGAACattctgtatctgctggatTCAAGAGTGATCAAGGTGTGACCTTACAGATTTATCatgaggaaacagaaacagatcaTTAAAACTACATGATTTAAAAATGATAAAGCCTACAGAGAAGCAGAGTCGACACACTGGCTCTGATCTGAAGTAAAACAGAACAATCTGCTCATCTGAAGCCACTCCTGAACATCAGCCAGgtgaactgcagcagctctgcatcGTGACAGACAAAAAGGCTTTTGATTAACCTCTTTTCAGACTAATTAACTCATCCATTAGTCTGATCAATTGACCGATCTGCCTCCCTGATGGCAGGAAAAATAGGAAAATCAGTCCAGACGTACTTTTCCATCCAAACCATGTATTTTTAGACAAACCCAGTTTGTCCTTTCTGTTTCCATCAGGCTGTTTCGATGTTAGCCGGGTCAGTGAGTACCAAAAATACTCATCATGTCCCACTAACAGGCAGGAAGTTTGAGACTGAGGACACTCCTGGTGAGTTAGTGTCTGACTAACACACTCCTCCTGTTACTGCTCACTGTGGCTGTGTAAtaactcgtgtgtgtgtgtgtgtgtgtgtgtgtgtgtgtgtgtgtgcgcgcgcacgctGTAGATGAATTATTAAGAAACAGACTTTCCTCTGGTGTGTTTCACTCAGCTGTTGAGGTCACGCTCTTgttgaacaaacagcagaagacgATCGTCTCGGCTCGGTTTCAGCCTCTCTTCAGTTTTAGAATCGATTTCGAGATTTTACTGATTACCTTGAAAGCACCTCACGGTTCAGCTCCCAGTGATACGGCTGAACTTCTGCTTCCCCCCGAGCCGCCTCAGATCTGCAGACGGGGCTCGGCTCCAGAGCTCCCAGCCTGAGGATCTGAGATCTACTGAATCACTTCTTAAAACCCGTctttatctttttaaaaaaccCTTTTTTAACGCCATCACCACTCTgtattattttgtctgactgcaCTTGAACGTTGCAGTAAGCTCGTAGCTTTGCATGCAGCATCTAACTTTGCTTTTCAAAGTGCTGCATAGATGATGTTTATTactgctgttttaaacacagtAGAAAtccctgcaggtgtgtgtgtgtgtgtgtgtgtgtgtgtgtgtgtgtgtgtctcctctgactgtaaaacacaacagGTACTGTAGGACAAGAGGGTTTGAGTGTTTGGATTTAAATGTCAATTGTACCTGTGTGGGCAGACTGCACTGTAGATAGAAAACCAGTATAATCTGTTCTCTaattgtgcctgtgtgtgtgtgtgtgtgtgtgtgtgtgtgtaggtatgcTACATCGCTGCATGCTGATAAAATGCCACATTATTCCTTGTATAAATAAGCGTGTGCTGCGGCTGATTAGTTTTGTGGACGTTTGATTTAAGTGAGACgacaaacaaaagctgctgaagCTCTTCTAAATCTGAACACGCTAAAAGCTTCGACAAACGCCGGAAATCCAACaatcaaatacaaaaaaaacctttttttcgCCTGGTTAGATCAGTGATTCAGgctcttttgtcttgtttcatttCTACTCATTTTCACAGATTAGCACAGAAGATCAGTGTGATTGATTTTgaactagattttttttttatggagtaAAAGCATAAATGGACAATCTGCACGTCCTCCACTGGCACACGTCTCTTACACAGCTTGCAGATCAGTTGTTAATGCCCTTAAGATAACCTTTGGCATCTGTGTAAAATCCAAAATATCCCCACATACAAGATGTTGCGTTGAACTTTGACAATAAGAAACACTTCACTGGTGTGCTGTGACGTGCTGAGTAAGTTTCTCCATAATAATACATCGTAATGTATGAAAAGAGTTGAGTCACTCATGCtgacagataaatgtagtggagtaaaaagtgcagtatttgcctctgagatgtagtggaagAAAGTACTGGAGGAAGTACAAAGTTTCACTGCACCTGATCCTCTCGGAGTCGGACGGGTGGGGCATGTGCGTCCACGCCGCCTCCTCCATGGCCTGTTGGTACAGCTGGTCTTTGGACAGGGGAACCGGCCCCAGTGGGCAGACCCCCAACGACGGGGGGATGCTGACCTCTGACAGCGAGGGCTGAGGTGCTGACGGGGGGCCGGAGGGGGCCGTAGTGCTGCTGGGGAAGATGtctgaagagagacaggagacagaattAAAGTGAGGGGCGAGAAAGCGGCAGAGACAGATGAACGGGTGATGGCGAAGGAAATTCGAGGATGAGGATGCGCAGAAGGGGGGAGGGATTCAGGGTTTGAagtcagagagacaaagagagagaagttgAGTCAGGGATGATAATATCATCAGCAGTTTTTGttcagaggaggctgagagTGGGAGGTGAGATGACATTTTGTTCCATTAAACTACAGCTTTTCtatttctgctctgtggcaACCCTCTATCTCCTTttactgaggtgtgtgtgtgtgtgtgtgtgtgtgttacctggggTGAGGTGCAGGGAGGGCAcgtctccctccatccctgagCTGAGTGCTGCTCGCTCGGCCATGGACTTCAGGCTGCTCAGAGGCTCCTGGGGCTGATGAGGACAGACAAGGAGACTCATGGGAAAACAGATTCTGccggacgtgtgtgtgtggttatcgCTCCTGCCCCGACGGAGCAACTCCAGTTCCCGCACCAGTGATAACGCTGTCATGGAAATGACTTCGgcttcactttctgtctgtttgcacCCGCCGCCTCCGTGACATCAGGCGGCTGAGGGGGGATTTCAGACCCCTGTGACATGAAGGAGACGTGCTCCGACCGCCTAGAGATGAACTGGAGCAGCGGCTGCGAGCGAGACCTCGTCAGCAGCATCAGGCTGGACCTCATGATGCTGGCTGAGCGGAGGCAGATGAATGCCTCGTGGTTTTACAATGAGGCGTTCAACACTCACGCGAGGCTGTGAGGCGAAGGTGTccgcatacttttggccatgtagcaGCAAAATTAACCGTCAGAGCTGCTTCAGCTTGACCAATCGTGATTTATCTCCATGAGAGTTCACCTGTGGCGAACCGATCAGACGTGATTCATGGGTGATTATATGTGGAATGAATTGCCAAAAAAGTCAATTTAATCCATTTTAAATTAATTCTGTAACACAGCAAAGTGATGGGGTCTGAATGCTTTCCATAGCCAGCATAAATACTGTCAGACAGTCGGGATTTATCTCAAAAACGCTGCAGATTTCAGTGTAATTTCACAGCGGTTTCACTGTTGAACGAGTGAGGCGCTGAGTGTGATCTCAGATGTTTCCTCAGAGGTCAGCTGAAGGTGACCGAAGCCGCAGAACAAACACCACATTCTACGTTTTTCATTATTCTCTTCAGTTTGTCAAAATCTGTTCGCAGCGTCTGAGATAATTTGCCTGAACTAGAAAACAGTCACAGTGAGACCATAATAATCCCCACTTGGACTTCACTGTTGGCAGCGTTAATTAAATCACAGCGGAAGCAGAAACAGTTTTGAGTGCGTTTGGATGCAAATTAACAGTCTGTGGAGATTTAGGATATTAAGTTCTCTTTATAAAGAGAATCACACCACACTGTGTCTACAGACTCTCTGATTAAAACAGCCGATCGCCACATCCTGAATCCACCGGtaaggtgtgtgtttggtgagTTTATGGAggattttgtgatgttttgtgaACTTTGAAATATGGCTGCATCATGTGAGTGAGGTCCCTGAATGTTTGGAGGACGGTGAAAGTAATCATCTTTGAAATAATGCTGGAAGCTGAGATCCTGTGAGTGAGCAAGTAACAATTCATGTCGAACTCTGATACCAGGTGTCAAAACAGAGGCCGCAGATCAGACGTCCTAATCCAGATTAAGTATCCAGGTGTAAACAGGCCCGAGCGCGTCGTCTTATTCTCACCTTGATGACGTCGGAGGACTGCGAGTAGGACAGCGGCCCGTTCAGCAGGCTGCTGCCGCTCACCGTTTTAGCTTCGCTGTAGAAGGCCGGCGACggagagctggaggacaaaCTCAAAGAGCCCAGTAAACTGGGACCAGTGTCCTTACTGGGGAAGGAAAGGGGACAAGGAAAACTTCAAGGGAATTCCATTCTTTCTATTTTGTTTAACTGATTTGATGCCACAGAGTCTCTGCAATGaagccaaaacacacattttcttccatGTTCCCATAATTCTACACAACCTGCTCCATCATACTCACGGCTGATTGGCTGTAGAGGTCATGGATGGGGGTTGGCTGCTTTGTGATTGGCTGGCACTGATCAGGGCGGAGTCTGTTGTGCTGTCTGCGACCACAGCACTGTAACCTGTGAGGTCAAAAGGGCAAACAGAGGAAACGCAGCTAAAATAAATGTCAAGGAGGCGGCGATTCAGGCGCCGACGACGTTGCTGACATCAGATACTCACTGGTGCTACCATTCTGCTTCTGTTGGCTCGGCGGCCTGATGGAGAGCGACGAGTTTCCTCCCACCACTCCGCTCCCCACTGATCCCGAGCTGCCTCCGTTGCTCCCGATGACTCCTACTCCGCTACCCGGCGCTAAACCTCCGACTGGGCTCAGGGACACCAGGGAAGACCCCTGCACCCCCGACTGGCCAGAACTCAAACCCAGAATCCCGGAGCCGATGCTGGTCACCCCCGGCACCGAGCCCAGGAGACCTACGGTCGAGGACGTCGGCCCGCCGACTGTGATGCTCCCGCTGCCGATGGAGCCCAGCCCGCTGTTGGTCGTGGTGGTGAGGACGCCACCCAGAGAGCCCGGCAGGCCGGAGCCGACCGCGCCCGAGGCGGCTGCCTGAGCGTAGGGTGCCGgggtggagctggagaggaggctCGCCATGGTGCTCAGGGACGCCGGCATCCCTGACAGGCCCAGGCTCCCGGACATCGGGCTGGTGGTGATGGAGCCGGACATGCCGCCTTTCCCCAGCGAGAGGCCCAGGCTGAGGCCCAGGCTGTTGGAGGTGGGCGGGGGCGCCGACAGAACCTGGGGCTGAGCGTTTGAAGTGAAGAGCCCCTGTGTGCTGGCGTTGGGGggagaagaggtggaggagaccagGTGGCTGatggtggaggtgatggagttggagatgggagcagaggagggggagctAACTAAGTTTTTGgcctgctgttgctgtgctgACGGGTGTGGCTGCTGCTGGGTGACGTTGCTGTAGCTGCCAGCCGAAGTGTTGGAGAGGAGACCCCCCGAGCTGCCGTGATGACTGTTGCCCCCAGAGCCGCTGCCTCCTCCCCCAGCGATGGTCGCCATAGAGACCAGTGAGGATGAGGTCAGTCCCGAGacggaggaagaagaagaggaggaggaggaggaggaggaggaagaggaggaggaggaagaggataaCGAGGAGGAGGGGTTTCCGTTCTTCACAGGTGACTGGAAAGAAGTGAGAAGACATGAGAAAACTCTGTTAGTATaaaactgtccaaaaaaaaTTATTCTACTAAAAAACAGACTTTGCATATAAAATCACTTCATTCATCCTGTGAGACATTTGAAAGTTTGTCATAACTGACGGATTAAAAACTTTTGATCACCAAAtgtaatcagttcatccttgagtctgAGTGGACGTCTGTGTCAGCGTgacggacagacggatggacgaACAGCCCAGAACAAAAGGTCTCAGCCGTCCCCTGAACGGAGGCGCTGAAGCACGTGACTGAGAAATGTTGGTAACTAATAATAAATGAGTGTCAGGACTTGATCACAGGACTCATCGGGCAGAGACTTCCCTGACGTCGAGAGCGTCTTCAGCCTCACCTGACTGACTTCGCTGTCCGTCGAACGTCCCCTCTTCTTGTCGTCCTCTGAGTTCTCCTGAAAGACAAGCAGAATTCCCATTGAACTCACAAATCTTCAGAGGTGCTTGTTTCGGGGACTGAACCTGAACTTCTGCCAGTTTGGGAAGGCTGACCAGCTCCCCTCACCAGTGAAACCATTTCCAGAAACTTCCCCATGACAATTAAAAGTTAAAGAGGAATCAGCGCCTCCTCCATCCCATCCTTTACATTTCCTTTCATGCTCGAGTAGGACTTGATGTCAGCAGCGTTTAACAGAAGCACGCCTCCTATTCAGACACATCAGACCTATAATAACTACTCTCACTACAAACTGCATGTGGGTGGAGGGAACAGATGATATAATGACAATAGAGCAGAACAATAAGAGCAGATAGCAGGGCGCCACAAAGCAGATCCACAGGCAATTatctcacatttacattttagataCCGACCTGACTTGACTGGATGTGAAGGCTTACTTCTCCAGAATTACCAAAATGACATCATTACCACCATCAGCCAAGAGATAAAATAACCAGGAagattgtttgttttcagtggaaaatcAAAGGCATTCCTACTTTTTCAGATCAAACAGCGAAACCAGTCGAGTCCAAATGATTATAACTGCAAGAAAAGTCTTGTGACACCAAATTTAACACGTTGCCTAAATGTTGTGACCTGGAAACAGGTTTTAAGGACTTCTGGGTTCGGTTTTAGTTATTTTTACCGTAGTGCAAGTGGCAGGCGAGGGGGGGATGGGTGAGGacgaggtggtggaggtgggtgTGCTACTGGAGTGCTGGAAGATCTCGTCCTCCAGGTGCGAGTGTCCCGGCGGGGAGGTGGCGACCAGCGTCTGAGCTGcagggagcagagacagagggagaggagttCAGCGGAGGAACAGCATTAACGTGTCAGAGTACTGACGGCTGGTTCGGCGGGTTACTGCTCCGCTGACTTCCTACCACTTCCTGAAACTGTTCATTTTTTCGgaggctttttaaaaatgtacgCTGGCTACATCTTTAACTGTACTGCAGACTCAGCGATGAACTGCTTCCTCCTCAGCAGGAGCCGGGAGACGAGCCTCGTGTGAGGCGATATTTCCCCTCCCTGCAGACCCCAGCTGCCTGTGTACTTACGGATGTCTTCCAGGTCCAGGTCATCGTACAGAAACTCGTTCTCCTCAAAGTCTGGATCCTGTGACGAGTCGAGATAATACTCCACGTCGTCCTTCACGAGGACGGAACACATGAAAGAGAGACAACAGGTGCATTCACTTATACAGCACATGAACATGTTACACTGCAAAGAAATGCTGGATGTCCTTCTTCCCCCCTGACTCAGTCAATGTGTCTCTGATTATCCATTAAAGTGTGACAGTGCAGTTAATTCATTATGAATCATCACAGAAACGTTAACTCCTCGTCAGGCCCAGAAAGCTCTGAACGCTTTGTTTCCTGAAGACACGAGCGAACCTTGATCTTCCTGATGGCGTCCACCTGCACCGAGTCGTTGTCCAGCATCCTCAGAATGGTCTCCAGCATCCGGATGTGGTACCGATGCTTCTCGATGAACTTCTTCAGCTCCTCGATGCGGTCCTGCTTCTGCACAGCGAGAACACGGCGAGACGTATTATTAAAGCCGCAAAGTCGACAACCTTTTGGTTCCTCTTGAATAACAGCGACATGAAAACATCCTGTTTAAGCCTCAGCGAATTTTTACTCCATTCACACAAGtttctcagagctgctgccagtAAAAGACAGTAATCAGCCTGAATCTCAGGCTGTGTTGAGTCAGATGCTTTACACCGTTTTTATTGTCACATTTGGTTTGAATAGGGTCATCTTTAACATGCTGGGGAAATAGCCGCCTTATTccaacacaaagcacaacaaGTTTGATCAATTATTCACTGAAATATCAAGGAAACACACCTTAAAACAACgtaaagagaaaaacatgttaacatttaaAGGTAAAAGCAAACCGATGAAgggcagagcagctggagggcAGGAGGTGCTGCTGTATGTGCACTTTATGGCCCAGCACCACATCTCACTTCAATATTTAATCCTTCTCATCCACAATTAATTCATGCATGTTCTCCAGCacttatttttcatgttttaaaaggTGTTCCGGGCGGGTTAATGGACACAACTACACGCGTGTTGAAGTCTCTTTTGGCTAAAACCCtgataaacagaaacagagcgAACGTGGAAGTCTGAGGATCTCCGGCTGGACGgatgtgatttttaaaaacatcacgGTCGCTGAAACACGCCGGCAGAACACTTAAGATGTGTGCTGTTGGGCTGCATTAGTGGAGGCAGCAGAGTGGAGCTTATTAACGTGTTTCAACACAATACATattaatgctgctctgtgctgagTGCGTCCAGGCTGCAGAGGCTACAGGTGAACTCTTACTGAGGCAGCGggtgaagacatgaaggaaagtATGGAACTCAATGTACGGACTCACGCTGGCTCAAACGCCATTTAAAGGTTTTATGAGGATCTATTTAAAACACCTGGCACTGCAGCTCAAATCCAGAAAAGCTCCTCTCAAACAAACTCCACAGGTTTGTTTCTCACCGGTTCAGGACTTTCGATCACAGTCACGAGCTTTTCATCCAGACCGAGCCGGTGAAGCATTCAGCCACGACTCttactgatgctgctttaaagttaaacaataaaaacactggGAGCTGAAACACCTCTCATGGCAGCAGGAGTccagggacagaaaaaaactcctcatttataaaatatgttgctgtgaaaaacagttttactcttttttttccaagccTTTGAAGCTCATCTCAAATTTCACTATTTGCTTCACGCTCTGCAGGCTGATTAACAATTTTACTGGCCAAAATTATtagaacagagaacagagtCAGCTTGTTTTTACTGgaaattttcctcttttccctcacTGCAACTGCACGTGTCAGCATATGTGAACAATACGTGTCCGCGTTAGCTCCGCTGTATGATGCGCTGTGGTTTGTTAGCAGAAAGTGTTCGACGCAGTTCTCTGACTTCGCTCTCTGTGGACTTTCGCTCCACCTTTAAATTCAGTGcctccctctgtttgtgtgacGCTCAGcggtgacagcagcacagagaggtgCGGTATAAACGCTGTGCATGCGCAGCCACAAACCTCATCTTTTCATGCAAACGTGTCCACGCTGCATATTTCACCCTAGACGGGGAACCAATCAGGACTCGTGTGGTTTGGTTAAAACTAAAAGGTGACAGGCCTGTGAATGCTGTCGCCTCAGGAAATTCCTTCCACagagtctttttttcttcttcttgtttttgctgttgacGGTTGGTCATTTTGGAGCCTGGACACCAGAAAGCCATGTCAGTGCTTCAGAGCTACATATCTTAGAAGATCCCCCAGAGAAGCGCGGTCCTACGCGTTTGGCCAGCGGAGCTAACCGCACAGgcaacagacaaaaataaactcCTCTGGGTCACATTTATGAAAGCTCCTTATAACAAACACAAGCGATAACAGAGAAAGTGATGCCAAAAAGAATCGGCTGCAAATGTTTGCAGTCACATAACAAAAGGTGAATTTTTCCAGCACTGCAGGCACGAGATACACAGGAGCTGCCTGAGCTCACGCTCTCTGAAACGACCGCCCGGTCGCCAAAGGACGAAGTCAAAGAGCGCTTtctataaatgaggcccctggagAGGAAGCGAGTGAGAACGTGGAAGAGCTGGTCAGCGAGGTTATCCTCGTCAGCCAGATGCAGAAGATAAATGGAGGCACTCTACGTGACCTCTCCACCAGAGAGACGAGAGGACATAAAAGAAGAGAGGACGGCTTCGAGGCCGAGGGCCGACTGCCCGGCCCAACTGTGTCGGCTataaacagagaagaagaactggGAGGACCAAACCAGACGGAGAGCAGAACACACTGACCTCCTTGTCGCCTTTCTTCTTTCTCGTCTGGACTGAAAGAGACTCCACTTCACTCTCAAACTGGTCCACCTGCATGTTCAACGTGTCGATCGTATTCTGGAGGAGACAGAATGAAAAACGACGAGTGAATCCTTCAGATCTTTGAGATTACCATGAGAGACCAGGTCCTCCCTGAACCGAGAGACCAGGTCCTCCCTGAACTGAGAGACCAGGTCCTCCCTGAACCGAGAGACCAGGTCCTCCCTGAACCGAGAGACCAGGTCTT encodes:
- the LOC143335220 gene encoding CCR4-NOT transcription complex subunit 3-like, translated to MADKRKLQGEIDRCLKKVAEGVEQFEDIWQKLHNAANANQKEKYEADLKKEIKKLQRLRDQIKTWVASNEIKDKRQLVENRKLIETQMERFKIVERETKTKAYSKEGLGLAQKVDPAQKEKEEVGTWLTNTIDTLNMQVDQFESEVESLSVQTRKKKGDKEKQDRIEELKKFIEKHRYHIRMLETILRMLDNDSVQVDAIRKIKDDVEYYLDSSQDPDFEENEFLYDDLDLEDIPQTLVATSPPGHSHLEDEIFQHSSSTPTSTTSSSPIPPSPATCTTENSEDDKKRGRSTDSEVSQSPVKNGNPSSSLSSSSSSSSSSSSSSSSSSSSVSGLTSSSLVSMATIAGGGGSGSGGNSHHGSSGGLLSNTSAGSYSNVTQQQPHPSAQQQQAKNLVSSPSSAPISNSITSTISHLVSSTSSPPNASTQGLFTSNAQPQVLSAPPPTSNSLGLSLGLSLGKGGMSGSITTSPMSGSLGLSGMPASLSTMASLLSSSTPAPYAQAAASGAVGSGLPGSLGGVLTTTTNSGLGSIGSGSITVGGPTSSTVGLLGSVPGVTSIGSGILGLSSGQSGVQGSSLVSLSPVGGLAPGSGVGVIGSNGGSSGSVGSGVVGGNSSLSIRPPSQQKQNGSTSYSAVVADSTTDSALISASQSQSSQPPSMTSTANQPKDTGPSLLGSLSLSSSSPSPAFYSEAKTVSGSSLLNGPLSYSQSSDVIKPQEPLSSLKSMAERAALSSGMEGDVPSLHLTPDIFPSSTTAPSGPPSAPQPSLSEVSIPPSLGVCPLGPVPLSKDQLYQQAMEEAAWTHMPHPSDSERIRQYLMRNPCPTLPFHHQVPPPHSDTVEFYQRLSTETLFFIFYYLEGTKAQYLAAKALKKQSWRFHTKYMMWFQRHEEPKTITDEFEQGTYIYFDYEKWGQRKKEGFTFEYRYLEDRDLQ